The following proteins come from a genomic window of Candidatus Eremiobacteraceae bacterium:
- the dprA gene encoding DNA-processing protein DprA, which produces MDSLDDGYAMAVAGALVWTPRLLRAWLDKCGSSREILAWVTEHDAPPEGAPALSRSAIERLRAIEDDKAHGAIEALAASGSRLVRDRDADYPVALNDLPDPPPLLYVRGSIEALGARAIAIVGSRAATTYGRQVAGSLAADLGAFGACIVSGLARGIDACAHGAALAAKAPTVAVIGSGISALYPPYHALLADEIVASGGAVVSEFPPREAARAHHFPMRNRLVAALARATVVVEAGRRSGALITARLAGDLGRDVYAIPGDVTRPTSVGTNDLIKDGVTLVTSGADIASLLGWDALFEREKATESSRDDPVLARLTAAGVDVVELAAACGMELPAMLARLTLLEIQGLAKRLPGGTYAAVKRERAPNARSR; this is translated from the coding sequence ATGGACTCGCTCGACGATGGCTACGCGATGGCGGTGGCGGGGGCGCTCGTGTGGACGCCGCGCCTGCTTCGCGCGTGGCTCGATAAATGCGGATCGTCTCGCGAAATCCTTGCGTGGGTCACAGAACACGACGCACCGCCAGAAGGAGCGCCGGCGCTGAGCCGTTCGGCGATCGAGCGCCTACGCGCTATCGAAGACGATAAGGCGCATGGCGCGATCGAGGCGCTCGCTGCGAGCGGTTCGCGTCTCGTGCGCGATCGTGACGCAGACTATCCAGTGGCGCTCAACGATCTCCCCGACCCGCCTCCGCTCCTCTATGTGAGGGGCTCGATAGAAGCGCTTGGCGCGCGGGCGATCGCGATCGTAGGGAGTCGAGCTGCGACGACGTACGGGCGTCAGGTTGCCGGATCCCTAGCCGCCGATCTCGGCGCTTTCGGCGCGTGTATCGTGTCAGGGCTCGCGCGCGGGATCGATGCGTGCGCGCACGGCGCCGCGCTTGCGGCGAAAGCGCCGACCGTCGCGGTCATCGGATCGGGTATTTCGGCGCTCTATCCACCCTATCACGCATTGCTCGCGGACGAGATCGTCGCTTCCGGCGGGGCGGTCGTGTCGGAGTTCCCGCCTCGTGAGGCCGCACGAGCTCACCACTTCCCGATGCGCAACCGCCTTGTCGCTGCGCTCGCGCGCGCAACGGTCGTCGTCGAAGCAGGACGTCGGAGCGGCGCGCTTATCACGGCGCGGCTCGCGGGCGATCTCGGTCGAGACGTGTACGCGATCCCCGGCGACGTCACGCGGCCGACCAGCGTGGGCACGAACGACCTCATCAAGGACGGTGTGACGCTGGTGACGAGCGGTGCCGACATCGCGTCGCTTCTCGGTTGGGATGCGCTGTTCGAGCGCGAGAAGGCCACGGAGTCTTCGCGCGATGATCCAGTCCTCGCGCGGCTCACGGCGGCGGGCGTCGACGTCGTCGAGCTCGCAGCGGCGTGCGGGATGGAACTGCCCGCGATGCTCGCGCGGCTGACGCTGCTCGAGATCCAAGGTCTCGCGAAACGGTTGCCCGGCGGCACGTACGCGGCGGTGAAGCGAGAGCGAGCGCCGAACGCGCGCTCGAGATGA